The Mycolicibacterium aichiense region GCGGCCTCGGCATAGGACAACCCCAGCACCTGGGTCAGCATCAACGCGTTGCGGCGGTCGGTGTCCAATCCGTCGAGCAGCATCCTGATCTCGGTGATGTCCTCGAACCGGCCGGCGCTGTGTCGGGCGTCGAGCACCTGCTCCAGATCGATTGCGGAGGTCGTGCGCGGTCGTGCCTGATTGCGCCGGATCTGGTCGACGACGACGCGGCGGGCGATCGACAGCAGCCAGGTCTTGGCCGAGGACCGACCGGAGAATCGGGGGAGTGCGCCCAACGCCCGCAGGAATGTCTCCTGCGTCAGGTCGTCGGCGTGACCTGGATCACCGAGGAAGGCAACCGCACGCCAGACGTCGCGCTCGGTGGCCTTGATAAACGCCTCGAGAGCGGCCGCGTCGCCCCGGCCGGCAGCCAGGGCCAGCGCGGTGACGGGGTCGTCGTCGTGTTCGGCCACGCTCAGTGAGACTAGGGGATCACCGTGACCGGCACATTCCCGGCCTGTTGCGGGAGCGTATTTTGGGTGGTCGGGAACCGCGCGGCCGTCGTGGCCGACTACTACCCGGGTCCCTGACAGGCAAGGAGTGCGATGACGGTGTCGGTCGTGGGCGGTTCAGCCGCTACGAACGAGTCCGACGCC contains the following coding sequences:
- the sigC gene encoding RNA polymerase sigma factor SigC; the encoded protein is MAEHDDDPVTALALAAGRGDAAALEAFIKATERDVWRAVAFLGDPGHADDLTQETFLRALGALPRFSGRSSAKTWLLSIARRVVVDQIRRNQARPRTTSAIDLEQVLDARHSAGRFEDITEIRMLLDGLDTDRRNALMLTQVLGLSYAEAAEVCGCPVGTIRSRVARGREDLLAAAGRDDQVG